A DNA window from Coffea arabica cultivar ET-39 chromosome 6c, Coffea Arabica ET-39 HiFi, whole genome shotgun sequence contains the following coding sequences:
- the LOC140008897 gene encoding uncharacterized protein — protein sequence MDTLNMLSAQMNNVMKLLNRQGGVGPSSSNAHAACCSICGGEHDINECVDSEQVQFVNNYNRNAPNNPYSNTYNPGWRNHPNFGWKDQGNQQRPTNPPGFQPRQPQAETKPSWEIAVEKLAKVTSDRFERVEGRLDQLAGMYRNLEVQIGQIANVINNRNPGELPSKTEVNPREHVNAIILRSGKTVEGFDFENSGGEKDKKQVIEGEQESQNDHVIIDIDALHPKLNSNVIPFPHRLKKDGQDREFEKFFKMFKQLHINIPFIDAITQIPSYARFLKDIMSKKRKIVDNEMIALTEECSALIKNKLPPKLKDPGSFSIPCTIGQLHFSNALCDLGASVSLMPLSVVRRLGLQELKATNITLQLADRSITRPMGILENVLIKVRQSIIPVDFFVLDIEEDVRMPIILGRPFLATARTIIDVEKGKLILRVNGEELEFNLDNKEGSIEPTALVSNMPSDEKGWQMEARMTI from the exons atggacactctcaatATGCTGAGTGCTCAAATGAATAATGTGATGAAGTTGCTAAATAGACAAGGTGGAGTTggtccaagttcatctaatgcacATGCAGCATGTTGTTCTATATGTGGAGGTGAACATGATAttaatgagtgtgttgattctgagcaggtacaatttgtcaataattacaacCGAAATGCTCCAAATAATCCCTACTCGAATACTTACAATCCggggtggagaaatcatccaaactttggatggaaAGATCAAGGCAATCAACAAAGGCCAACCAATCCGCCGGGATTTCAACCAAGGCAACCACAGGCTGAAACTAAACCAAGTTGGGAGATCGCGGTGGAAAAACTTGCTAAGGTGACTTCGGATAGATTCGAGCGAGTTGAGGGGCGGTTGGACCAATTAGCTGGGATGTACAGAAACTTGGAGgttcaaattggtcaaattgccaATGTGATCAACAATAGAAACCCTGGTGAATTACCAAGTAAAACCGAAGTGAATCCGAGAGAGCATGTCAATGCAATCATTCTTAGAAGCGGTAAAACGGTTGAGGGATTCGATTTTGAAAATTCAGGTGGTGAAAAAGACAAGAAGCAAGTAATTGAAGGGGAGCAAGAAAGTCAAAATGATCATGTTATCATTGATATTGATGCACTTCATCCCAAATTAAATTCTAATGTGATACCTTTTCCTCACAGGTTGAAGAAAGATGGACAGGATCGGGAGTTtgaaaagttcttcaaaatgtttaaacaattgcacattaacattcctttcaTTGATGCTATAACACAGATTCCCTCTTATGCACGTTTCTTGAAAGACATCATgtcaaagaagaggaaaattgtAGATAATGAGATGATAGCATTAACGGAAGAGTGTAGTGCATTGATTAAAAATAAACTCCCTCCTAAATTGAAAGATCCGGGAAGTTTTTCTATTCCTTGCACTATTGgtcaattgcatttttctaatgCTTTATGTGATTTAGGTGCAAGTGTATCGCTTATGCCGTTATCGGTTGTCCGGAGATTGGGACTTCAAGAGCTAAAAGCTACCAATATTACATTGCAATTGGCGGATCGGTCAATCACACGTCCCATGGGTATTTTGGAAAATGTGCTCATAAAGGTAAGACAATCTATAATACCTGTGGATTTTTTTGTCTTAGATATTGAAGAAGATGTGAGAatgccaattattctaggacGACCGTTTTTAGCCACTGCACGAACTATAATTGATGTAGAAAAAGGCAAGCTTATATTACGGGTTAATGGTGAGGAATTGGAATTCAATTTGGATAATAAAGAAGGGAGTATAGAGCCTACTGCCCTTGTTTCTAATATGCCATCTGATGAAAAG GGTTggcaaatggaagcaagaatgacCATTTGA